The Culex quinquefasciatus strain JHB chromosome 2, VPISU_Cqui_1.0_pri_paternal, whole genome shotgun sequence genome contains the following window.
GTACAATTACCTTGAGCGACATGTCTACTGTTGAATAGTTTTAATGGTAGATCTTTGAAGAATGGGACAATCGACTGCACTGATATCAGGTCAACAACTTCACGCTGCTTATATATTGAATCTTGTTCGCCTAAAAATTTGAGAAGGAATCGTTTGCTAAACTCATTTCTACTTGATTTAGTTGTTTCATGGACATGGCTGAAAATAacctcaaaacattcaagttgacaTGATAACACGAAACCGCTCTCAGTGAGAACCAGTTAACGTGaaaattttttacagcttccttcGTGCAAACATTAGGTTGACTTTCGAATGATAAACTCTTCTAGTGCAGCAACGATAAATGCTGGGGAAACGCCCCAAAAAGGAAAGGAGTCCTGATTGACATTGCTTGGTGTGGGAAATTTTCAACGCATTATAAATTGCAGCCAGTTCCATGGCTTATGCATCAGTTTCAGTTAAGCTTTTCAAGTGTTTGTTTCCGATTTACAAAAATCCAAGTCATAATGTCTGCCAAGGTATTGTTGAGCAATCAACTTTAGAAATAACAAAATGTCTTAACACAGATTTATCAACATTCTAGATTTTGTCTGTTGCTTTGTTGGTGGCATGCTTCGGAGCCATCGCTGCCCAGCAATACTACCAGCAGGGTCATCACGAGGAGGAACACCACGCACCTGCCCACTACGAGTACGCGTACGACGTCCACGATGACCACACCGGAGACGTGCACGGCCAGAAGGAGTCCCGAAAGGATCACACCACCCAGGGCGAATACTACCTGATCGATGCCGATGGCCACAAGCGCACTGTGACGTACCACGTCGATGGCAAGAGCGGATTCATCGCCCAGGTCCACCGGGAACCGATCAAGGGATACCAGGCACCGCAGCCACAGGTGCACAAGGTGCTGGCCGTCCCGGTGCAGAAGGCGTACTATCACCATTAGAGTTGTTATTAAATACTAGTCCAATTGTAGAATAATAAAGTGAATGAAGCATGTTTTACACTAAATATACAAGGCTTAGTTATTTTCCATTAGTTTAAGCTTGGACGTTATTCTTGTGAGGATGGTTTGAGATAAATGAATAATTATATTTGCAAACAAAATCTCATTTTATATGTGTCAAGCTAAAACCGATAtactttattttgtttaaaaaaactacattattttttgtgcatatttgcataatttatttaacacttttgaaattaatgtcattattgaagatttttttacagtcagtaCACTGCCGCTCAAATCAGGTCCgtctgatctaatctaatctaacctaatcgaacacaagcgcagccagcccgaagaaagtatcctggaagaacttggggttagattacgccccaagttctttcttgtcaatattaattattgcagtacacttgagtaaccccgaagatgtattacataaattaaagcggccaggcctactgcgttgcattaaccgcagagacagattctgtgaacggagcacatttcacagaatctacaagggaggaaggatgcgtggacataccgtaccaaacgctcgtgtttacagtttcatatgtgttttgtataatgtgttaagtgtaaaatatagtgtggttatataatcaactaaatataataatgcaatgtaatgatcatttaataaaatcccttcgcctatatataataaccacgcacccaagcacacaaacagcgacacaaaagaaatgaaaatgagcatgctaCTCTTGAGCAtgcaagacagcgcgtccccgcggTCAGCTCACTAATCGCTCAAATCAGGTCCGTCTGATATGTAATTTTGtcaatgatgcagtttggtttcaaatcatgtgaactatcaaaaaaatcaataaacttTAGTACTTTGTTAAAGAAAACCGTAGAAAATtcactttttcgtgaaattctaacacgttaccttatgggcgggacaaatttgacgtgcgtttttctcggcttgctgttctTGCCTATGGGACGGactcgattagagcggcagtacaGTCATCTCAcacattcggaacacccacaaattcgaaacacttttgtgataatttgtcaatgtagtgcgtccatcccgggaattcccggaacaaaaatcccgggattttccctaaaccgggaatttccgaatccCGAGATttgctaaaattgaaaaaaatatcaaattttggtatggaaatatttttttttgtagaaatacaTTAATAGTTGAATACATAtgaatcgataagaattttaaagcattaaaatttgtattcggcatttatcagcattaatttggcttattagggaaaattgatgaaatttgagCCTAGGACCTAGGAGTCAAAAGGCTTGAATAGGGAGGGCactcaaacctctttctactctaAGGAAACTTCCACCCCacggttcgaactgacgacctttggattgccagtccaaccgccgccagtgattccaccggagcaagattggtttggtgtgttgtttgtctttGTAGCGGGGAGACGACTCCCACGCCtgaaatgacttaacggcctaaaaACAATCAAGTCTGGGACCGACGCTTTACTTCCTCATTCGATAGAAGGTTGGCGCAGATGttaatcgaacccatgatcttcCGCTTACTAAGCGGCCAGCGTAACCATTCTAGCCTAGCTTAGCCTGCTGCCATTAAACGGATATTTCCCGAAAAGTCAATAAATgacataccgtaaaccggggtgacattgaaaggatttcaatttattggtAAAACATTGTTTTACCGGTGAGACACGTTCTGGGCTGGGTCCGACAATATCcatgcaggttttttttttcaaaaaagttgtttaactTCTTTTCATtaataactacaactttgctgaaaacatCAAATCGATCTGAAAGACCGATCTCAATATACCGATATTAATTGgaatcttaaatatttttatagcaTTTCGGTATGaactgctgccaaaattgtatgaagttGAAGGGAAGAACAAATTATGCGAACTGGCCTTTTTGGCCATTGAGATTATACCTACAATGTGTTacccaaaaagaaaacaagctaATTTTTAGCGAAAAAGATAAAACCAAGTATTGTTTTGTGTAATATGTTATATTTTACTACATTACGCTAAATGGATGAATTTGACTATGACATTTGTTGACTACACTCCTTAATGGTGATAGTACGCCTTCTGCAGCGGGACGGCCAGCACATTGTGCACCTGTGGCTGCGGTGCCTGGTATCCCTTGATCGGTTCCCGGTGGACCTGGGCGATGAATCCACTCTTGCCATCGACGTGGTACGTCACAGTGCGCTTGTGGCCATCGGCATCGATCAGGTAGTATTCACCCTGGGTGGTGTGATCCTTGCGGGACTCCTTCTGGCCGTGCACGTCTCCGGTGTGGTCATCATGAACGTCGTACGCGTACTCGTAATGGGCAGGTGCGTAGTGTTCCTCCTCCTGATGTCCCTGCTGATAGTATTGCTGGGCAGCGATGGCGCCGACGAAAGCCAGGAGAACGATGGTGACCTGAGTTTAGGAGACAATTGAAACGTTACATTATTCTAGAacacaaaatgttcaaaaattcagaatcgtACTTTGAAAGACATGATTGAAGCTATTGAATGGTGCAGATGATACGAAAAAGTGAACTCAACTGATACCAATTTCAACCAGCAGTGGGTTTATATAATTCCTTCGTTGCACATGAACTGGTTCAAACGCCAGAACTACTTTTACTAATTTCTCCCAAAAGCTGCACGCATTGTCTAACTTTGCCAAAAGTGAGCGAAAATTGGCCTGTTATCGGCGTGTCCTTGCCGTGGAAGTTGACGCCGGTAGCAGTCGGGTGAAAAACAGCCAAATCCGTTCAAGAAACAGGTTCGCCAATTTCGGCCATTTTTGCCACTCACGAGAAAGACAAGGCGGTCCGCAAAACGAGATGGAGTTTGCCAGTGCCAGAGATACAGACACACAATATATTTTGCAACTGTTTAGCACGTTGACGCGTAAGaaccattttttatgtttaattacCTGTGGCCAAAGCCAACCAGGTGGCCAACTAACGGCTACTTGCGTGTTGTCACTTGGACCATGCGTAGTTTGAGCAATTTCTTCTTTCGAAAATGATTGCTGTGAAATTTACGAGaccgttcgcgttctcgcttgGGTCTCCACAAGCCGCCcattaaaaaagttgatttacggAGGCATGCAAGGAATCCAACATGGAATTAATCTGTTTGGGTCGACAGCTTATTAGGCCGCTGCACGGAGGATTTCAGTGTCACTAGTATGGCACTCAAGGCCCCGCCGTTTTGCAGGTGATAATTGGCCGTAATTAAGCCAATAAACAGGAGGGATTTATCGTGGGGTTGATTTGATGTTGGTGGACACATTCCGCAGCAACAATGTTGCCGgaaaatgaatttaatttagTGATATCTGtgttcaattttgcagtccaattAGAAGCTAATGCGCTTGCTTTCCGTGGTATTACTTTGTGACTTGACTGttttctattttaaatttttgggccatttttacaaattttattacgATTTGTTcgatttctaaaacaaaaactaacttaatccacctatgtggttggagccttcctcactcattaccaacagtaGCTGTAGACAAATTTCatccatttttttagatccgaaataaaaaagtatataaacatCACTAATGTGACCATAtatcaagacagggttgccagatcttcaatgttttggacttatttggaaggtcttttgataacctaactaacgatgggttgggtggtccggacaaagtttacatacatttaaatgagatccggcttccaaaaagtacatcaatatcacttaagtggataaatctcgagacagggttgccagatcttcaatgttttggactcgtttgaaaggtcttttgataacctaactaacgatgggtcggatggtggatacggacatagtttacatacatttaagtgagatccgaatatatgtgaaaacacattttatacataacttttgaactacttatcaaaacttcaatctgtataaaactcgatctatgggaccctaaaccaagtcgaatgcaacaggttcgggtcaaatcggttcagccagtgccgagaaacatgagctagtttgttggtcacataattacatacatacacacacacatacacacacacatacacacacacacatacatacagacatttgttcagttttcgattctgagtcgata
Protein-coding sequences here:
- the LOC6046712 gene encoding larval cuticle protein A2B isoform X1, translating into MSAKILSVALLVACFGAIAAQQYYQQGHHEEEHHAPAHYEYAYDVHDDHTGDVHGQKESRKDHTTQGEYYLIDADGHKRTVTYHVDGKSGFIAQVHREPIKGYQAPQPQVHKVLAVPVQKAYYHH
- the LOC6046712 gene encoding larval cuticle protein A2B isoform X2 gives rise to the protein MSAKILSVALLVACFGAIAAQQYYQQGHHEEEHHAPAHYEYAYDVHDDHTGDVHGQKESRKDHTTQGEYYLIDADGHKRTVTYHVDGKSGFIAQVHREPIKGYQAPQPQVHKVLAVPVQKAYYHH
- the LOC6046714 gene encoding larval cuticle protein A2B; translation: MSFKVTIVLLAFVGAIAAQQYYQQGHQEEEHYAPAHYEYAYDVHDDHTGDVHGQKESRKDHTTQGEYYLIDADGHKRTVTYHVDGKSGFIAQVHREPIKGYQAPQPQVHNVLAVPLQKAYYHH